In Zingiber officinale cultivar Zhangliang chromosome 8B, Zo_v1.1, whole genome shotgun sequence, a single genomic region encodes these proteins:
- the LOC122017039 gene encoding F-box/kelch-repeat protein At1g55270-like, which yields MMSSEGEAELRRGGERRNRPPLVDSSACLCRVDAGFKTVTGAKKYVPTLKLCVHPSIRTSIHPVRTGAKIKPELLERSRGGSPLLPGLPDDLAVACLVRVPRADHWKLRLVCRRWQRLLVGNYFYWLRRSLGLAEEWLYVIKRDGRDGRISWEAFDPVRRSWHPLPPIPDDYSLAVGFGCEALSGCHLYLFGGRDPRKGSMRRVIYYNARTNKWHRAPDLLRRRQFFGSCVIDNRLYVSGGESEGVRRSLRSSEVYDPSKNRWSFVAELSSPMVPFAGAVYQGKWFLKGLGAQRQVLSEVYSPESDTWESVLDGMVSGWRNPSVCIDGKLFASDCKDGCRLRMYDPATDSWRRGRDSKAHAGSSRAVEAAALVPLMGKLCIVRNNMSITLVDVEDGSGEEERRVTIAGKGQIKTLITKFLSSIAGGSGGDHTHVLHCQVLQA from the exons ATGATGAGTTCGGAGGGAGAGGCTGAATTGAGAAGGGGCGGGGAGAGAAGGAACCGCCCTCCTCTT GTTGATAGCTCAGCGTGCCTCTGCAGAGTAGATGCGGGATTCAAGACGGTGACCGGAGCCAAAAAGTACGTGCCGACCTTGAAGCTCTGTGTTCATCCGAGCATCAGAACCTCCATCCATCCTGTGAGAACCGGCGCCAAGATAAAGCCAGAATTACTCGAGAGAAGCCGAGGCGGATCTCCTTTGCTGCCTGGCCTTCCCGACGACCTCGCCGTCGCCTGCCTCGTCCGCGTGCCCCGCGCTGATCATTGGAAGCTAAGGCTGGTGTGTAGGCGGTGGCAGCGCCTCCTCGTCGGCAACTACTTCTACTGGCTGCGCAGGAGCCTCGGCCTCGCCGAGGAATGGCTCTACGTCATCAAGAGAGACGGCCGAGACGGCCGGATTTCTTGGGAGGCCTTCGATCCCGTCCGCCGGTCATGGCACCCTCTCCCTCCCATCCCCGACGATTACTCGCTGGCCGTCGGGTTCGGCTGTGAGGCTCTGAGTGGCTGCCATCTCTACCTCTTCGGCGGCAGAGACCCCCGCAAGGGCTCGATGAGGAGGGTGATCTATTACAATGCCAGGACAAACAAGTGGCACCGCGCTCCGGACTTGCTCCGGCGCCGGCAGTTCTTCGGCTCCTGCGTCATCGACAACCGCCTTTACGTCTCCGGCGGGGAGAGCGAAGGCGTCCGCCGGTCCCTCCGGTCGTCGGAGGTGTACGACCCGAGCAAGAACCGGTGGTCGTTCGTCGCCGAGCTGAGCAGCCCAATGGTGCCCTTCGCCGGCGCCGTCTACCAAGGGAAATGGTTCCTGAAAGGGCTCGGAGCGCAGCGGCAGGTCCTCAGCGAAGTCTACTCGCCGGAAAGCGACACCTGGGAGAGCGTGCTCGACGGCATGGTGAGCGGCTGGAGGAACCCCTCGGTCTGCATCGACGGCAAGCTCTTCGCTTCGGATTGCAAGGACGGGTGCAGGCTGAGGATGTACGATCCGGCGACGGACTCGTGGAGGAGAGGGAGGGACAGTAAGGCGCACGCGGGGAGTTCCCGAGCTGTGGAGGCGGCGGCTCTGGTCCCTCTCATGGGGAAGCTGTGCATCgtgaggaacaacatgagcatcaCTCTGGTGGACGTGGAAGATGGAAGCGGGGAGGAGGAGAGACGGGTGACGATTGCCGGAAAAGGGCAGATCAAAACTCTCATTACCAAGTTCTTGTCGAGCATCGCAGGTGGCAGTGGCGGCGATCACACTCACGTTCTTCACTGTCAAGTTCTTCAGGCTTAG